The following coding sequences are from one Eucalyptus grandis isolate ANBG69807.140 chromosome 11, ASM1654582v1, whole genome shotgun sequence window:
- the LOC120289992 gene encoding chaperone protein ClpC, chloroplastic, whose translation MAGVLAQSANVPAILPGQRYGSSGGSAKSRRSVKMMSALTAPGIRMRGFSGLRGSNSLDTLLNSSSDFHSRVASSISFRRGKASRGVARAMFERFTEKAIKVIMLAQEEARRLGHNFVGTEQILLGLIGEGTGIAAKVLKSMGINLKDARVEVEKIIGRGSGFVAVEIPFTPRAKRVLELSLEEARQLGHNYIGSEHLLLGLLREGEGVAARVLENLGADPSNIRTQVIRMVGESTEAVGAGVGGGSSGNKMPTLEEYGTNLTKLAEEGKLDPVVGRQQQIERVVQILGRRTKNNPCLIGEPGVGKTAIAEGLAQRIASGDVPETIEGKKVITLDMGLLVAGTKYRGEFEERLKKLMEEIKQSDEIILFIDEVHTLIGAGAAEGAIDAANILKPALARGELQCIGATTLDEYRKHIEKDPALERRFQPVKVPEPTVDETIQILKGLRERYEIHHKLHYTDEALVAAAQLSYQYISDRFLPDKAIDLIDEAGSRVRLRHAQLPEEARELEKELRQITKEKNEAVRSQDFEKAGELRDREMDLKAQITALIDKGKEMSKAETEAGDVGPIVTEVDIQHIVSSWTGIPVEKVSTDESDRLLKMEETLHKRVIGQDEAVKAISRAIRRARVGLKNPNRPIASFIFSGPTGVGKSELAKALAAYYFGSEEAMIRLDMSEFMERHTVSKLIGSPPGYVGYTEGGQLTEAVRRRPYTVVLFDEIEKAHPDVFNMMLQILEDGRLTDSKGRTVDFKNTLLIMTSNVGSSVIEKGGRRIGFDLDYDEKDSSYNRIKSLVTEELKQYFRPEFLNRLDEMIVFRQLTKLEVKEIADIMLKEVFERLKGKEIELQVTERFRDRVVDEGYNPSYGARPLRRAIMRLLEDSMAEKMLAREIKEGDSVIVDVDSDGNVTVLNGGSGAPEPLAEAISV comes from the exons ATGGCTGGGGTCCTGGCGCAGTCAGCCAATGTGCCGGCCATATTGCCTGGCCAGAGATATGGCAGCTCCGGCGGTTCTGCCAAGTCCAGGAGAAGTGTGAAAATGATGTCCGCTCTCACGGCTCCCGGTATAAGGATGAGGGGCTTCTCTGGTCTGAGAGGATCTAACAGTTTGGACACTTTGTTGAATTCAAGCTCTGACTTTCACTCTAGGGTCGCGAGTTCCATCTCCTTTCGCAGGGGGAAGGCAAGCCGTGGTGTGGCCAGGGCCATGTTCGAGCGCTTTACTGAGAAAGCCATCAAAGTCATCATGCTTGCTCAAGAGGAAGCACGGAGGCTGGGTCACAATTTCGTGGGGACAGAGCAAATTCTCCTGGGTCTTATCGGCGAAGGCACTGGTATTGCTGCTAAAGTCCTTAAGTCGATGGGAATCAATTTGAAAGATGCGCGTGTGGAGGTTGAAAAAATAATTGGGAGGGGAAGTGGATTCGTTGCCGTGGAGATTCCCTTCACTCCACGTGCAAAGCGTGTCTTGGAACTGTCGCTGGAAGAAGCTCGACAGCTAG GCCATAACTACATTGGGTCTGAGCACTTGCTTCTTGGACTGCTTCGCGAGGGTGAGGGTGTAGCTGCTCGTGTTCTTGAGAACTTGGGTGCTGATCCTAGCAACATTCGCACGCAG GTCATTAGGATGGTGGGTGAGAGCACTGAGGCTGTTGGTGCTGGTGTTGGTGGAGGGAGTAGTGGCAATAAGATGCCAACGCTTGAGGAGTATGGAACCAACTTGACTAAGCTGGCAGAGGAG GGAAAATTGGATCCCGTTGTTGGAAGGCAGCAACAAATTGAACGTGTTGTCCAGATTCTTGGTCGCCGAACCAAAAATAATCCTTGCCTTATTGGAGAACCTGGTGTGGGGAAAACTGCTATTGCTGAAGGTCTTGCTCAGCGTATTGCAAGTGGTGACGTTCCTGAAACAATTGAAGGGAAGAAG GTCATTACCCTGGACATGGGTCTTCTAGTTGCTGGAACAAAGTATCGTGGAGAGTTTGAAGAGAGATTGAAGAAGCTAATGGAGGAAATTAAACAGAGTGACGAAATAATACTCTTCATTGATGAGGTGCATACTTTAATTGGGGCAGGGGCAGCAGAGGGTGCCATTGATGCTGCGAACATTCTGAAACCTGCTCTTGCACGGGGTGAACTGCAG TGTATTGGGGCCACCACCCTGGATGAATATAGGAAACACATTGAGAAAGACCCAGCATTAGAAAGACGTTTCCAGCCAGTCAAAGTTCCCGAACCAACAGTGGATGAAACTATTCAGATTTTGAAGGGACTCCGTGAGAGATACGAGATCCATCACAAGTTGCATTACACTGATGAAGCCTTAGTAGCTGCTGCACAGCTCTCTTACCAGTATATTAG TGACCGTTTCTTGCCAGACAAAgccattgatttgattgatgaagCAGGTTCACGGGTTCGACTTCGTCATGCACAG CTCCCTGAGGAGGCCAGAGAGCTTGAGAAAGAACTCCGGCAGATCACTAAGGAGAAGAATGAGGCTGTTCGCAGTCAGGATTTTGAGAAG GCTGGCGAATTACGTGATCGGGAAATGGATCTGAAGGCACAGATAACTGCGCTGATAGACAAAGGCAAGGAGATGAGCAAGGCTGAAACTGAGGCTGGGGATGTTGGCCCAATCGTTACGGAAGTGGACATTCAGCACATTGTCTCTTCTTGGACTGGAATTCCTGTAGAGAAAGTGTCAACTGATGAGTCAGATCGCCTCCTCAAAATGGAAGAGACGCTACACAAACGAGTCATTGGACAGGACGAAGCAGTTAAAGCGATTAGCCGTGCCATCAGGCGAGCTCGTGTTGGACTCAAGAACCCTAATCGGCCGATCGCCAGTTTCATCTTTTCTGGTCCAACTGGTGTTGGGAAGTCAGAACTGGCAAAAGCACTAGCGGCTTACTACTTTGGGTCTGAAGAGGCCATGATTCGACTTGACATGAGTGAGTTTATGGAAAGGCACACAGTGTCCAAGCTAATTGGTTCCCCACCTGGTTATGTTGGATATACTGAGGGTGGCCAGCTCACTGAAGCTGTTCGTCGACGTCCATACACAGTGGTTTTGTTTGACGAGATCGAGAAGGCCCATCCGGACGTCTTCAACATGATGCTTCAAATTCTTGAGGATGGAAGGTTGACTGATAGCAAGGGGAGAACTGTTGATTTTAAGAATACACTTCTCATTATGACATCTAATGTTGGGAGCAGCGTAATAGAGAAGGGAGGCCGCCGGATAGGATTTGATCTTGATTATGATGAGAAGGATAGCAGTTACAACCGTATTAAGAGTCTAGTAACAGAGGAGCTGAAGCAATATTTCAGGCCGGAGTTCCTGAACAGACTAGATGAAATGATAGTGTTCCGTCAGCTCACTAAGTTGGAGGTGAAGGAAATTGCGGACATCATGCTTAAGGAAGTGTTTGAGAGGCTGAAAGGAAAGGAGATTGAACTTCAAGTGACAGAGAGATTTAGGGACCGGGTGGTGGACGAAGGCTACAATCCAAGCTATGGCGCAAGACCTCTGAGAAGAGCTATAATGAGATTATTGGAGGACAGTATGGCTGAGAAAATGCTTGCTAGGGAGATCAAAGAGGGTGATTCCGTCATCGTCGATGTTGACTCTGATGGGAATGTAACCGTGCTCAATGGAGGCAGTGGTGCTCCGGAGCCATTAGCTGAAGCAATTTCTGTGTGA